A genomic segment from Candidatus Angelobacter sp. encodes:
- a CDS encoding Ldh family oxidoreductase, producing the protein MKVSVQDLHCFCVEALTKAGVGEADARTTADVLVTTDTWGTFTHGTKALRAYVRRLRGGGLRANGQPKVVAEGPAWARVDGDSSLGMVSSVFAMKTAMAKAATTGIAFAGLRNNCHYGAAGYYAAMGLDRGMIGISMANDIPTVNAPGARGSVMGSNPFAFAAPAGKEKPILLDMATSTVAGGKVFAAAALGKTIPAHWLLDAHAKPTTDPTPFSHAASLTPLGGYKGYGIAFMIEVLSAILTGASIRWRVLSWTFSDPSKPTGHGAAFIAVNIASFMPVEQFEERMDRTIREIRQEPKADGADRIWLAGEMEWERREKALEEGIDLPDDVTASLRGLSEDLNLNVDRILR; encoded by the coding sequence ATGAAAGTTTCTGTTCAAGACCTCCATTGTTTTTGTGTCGAAGCGCTGACCAAAGCCGGTGTCGGCGAGGCGGACGCGCGCACCACGGCGGATGTGCTCGTCACCACGGACACCTGGGGCACGTTCACGCACGGGACCAAGGCGTTGCGCGCCTATGTCCGGCGGCTGCGCGGCGGCGGCCTGCGCGCGAACGGCCAGCCGAAGGTGGTGGCCGAGGGTCCCGCGTGGGCGCGGGTGGACGGGGACTCTTCGCTGGGTATGGTTTCGTCCGTGTTTGCAATGAAGACCGCCATGGCGAAAGCCGCAACGACTGGCATCGCCTTTGCCGGCCTGCGTAACAACTGCCACTACGGCGCGGCGGGGTACTACGCGGCAATGGGACTCGATCGCGGCATGATCGGCATTTCCATGGCCAACGACATCCCGACGGTCAATGCGCCGGGCGCGCGCGGATCGGTCATGGGCAGCAATCCGTTCGCGTTCGCCGCACCCGCAGGAAAGGAGAAGCCGATTCTTCTCGATATGGCGACGAGCACCGTGGCCGGCGGAAAAGTTTTTGCCGCAGCCGCGCTCGGCAAAACGATCCCCGCTCATTGGCTGCTGGATGCACACGCGAAACCGACGACCGACCCCACGCCGTTCTCTCATGCCGCGTCGTTGACGCCCCTTGGCGGCTATAAAGGTTACGGCATCGCATTCATGATCGAGGTGCTCTCCGCAATCCTCACAGGCGCGTCGATCCGCTGGCGGGTGTTGAGCTGGACATTTTCCGATCCGTCGAAACCAACCGGCCACGGCGCGGCCTTCATCGCCGTCAACATCGCGTCGTTCATGCCGGTGGAGCAATTCGAGGAACGCATGGACCGGACGATCCGCGAGATTCGCCAGGAACCCAAAGCCGACGGCGCGGACCGCATCTGGCTGGCGGGCGAGATGGAGTGGGAGCGGCGCGAGAAGGCGCTCGAGGAAGGGATCGATCTGCCCGATGATGTGACGGCCAGCCTGCGAGGGCTGTCGGAAGATTTGAATCTCAACGTTGACCGGATTCTGCGCTGA